CACGAGCGGCTTGAAGTACTTGAGCACCTGGTCGACCTGGACGATCTGCGCGTCGCTCACCGCGATGTTGGCGTGCCTGAAGAACGCCGACTGCGCCTGGTAGCCGAATACGCAGCAGAACGTCAGCGGCGCCAGCAGCCCCTTGTAGCCGAGTTCGGCGGCGGCCTGCTCCTGGGAGAAGTACGCGTCGTTATTCTGCACGGCGACCGCGTACTCGCGGATCTTTTCCCGCTCCACCTCGTAGTAGTCGGGATAGCGGTAATGCATCCCGACTAGATCTTTGGTCAACGGCACGGCTTTAAAACCTACCTGGTCAATTTCGTCTAAACAGCTAGAGATAATTAGCGCGTCTCGCGGTGTGCCTGGTGCTTGCCGCAGTTCGGGCAGAACTTCTTCAGCTCCAACCGGTCCGGGTCGTTGCGGCGGTTCTTCTTGGTGATGTAGTTACGGTGTTTGCACACGTCGCAGGCCA
The Mycobacterium sp. 050128 genome window above contains:
- the hadA gene encoding (3R)-hydroxyacyl-ACP dehydratase subunit HadA, producing MHYRYPDYYEVEREKIREYAVAVQNNDAYFSQEQAAAELGYKGLLAPLTFCCVFGYQAQSAFFRHANIAVSDAQIVQVDQVLKYFKPLVAGDRLYCDVYVDSMRVSHGTQIIVTKNIITDEAGDIVQETYTTLAGRAGENGEEGFTDATA
- the rpmG gene encoding 50S ribosomal protein L33 is translated as MASSTDVRPKITLACDVCKHRNYITKKNRRNDPDRLELKKFCPNCGKHQAHRETR